The Polyangiaceae bacterium genome includes a region encoding these proteins:
- a CDS encoding MBOAT family protein, which translates to MLFNSFSYFVFFALTLAVYWAVRGQRTRLWVLLIASLVFYGSWSPIFLCLLFVTIGIDFWVAKRLYALGDDKRRKRLYLVLSLCGNLGILAVFKYSDFFLQNVSWVARLSGLTDWVPKPLGIVLPLGISFYTFLSLGYIIDVYRRNAKPIESFLVFSVFLMFFPHLIAGPILRAAEFSPQLQTPRWVDQNRIYAGASRIGIGLIKKVLIADWLAAVVEPVFSNPHLFDGRSHLIALYAYAFQILFDFAGYCDIAIGSALLLGYELPENFRSPYFSRSITEFWRRWHMTLSSWLRDYLYISLGGNRGGAWKTYRNLALTMLLGGLWHGASWNFVIWGGLHGLYLAVHRAFGGTRPARDLEGLSFTNAWRTWLTFNLVCFAWIFFRAQHFDQAWAVLTGIGSLTASLWGWALLLGASPLALGTYALASWLRGRLQAWMPTGPRAQLAYGGLWGVLGLALALAAAPGAEFIYFQF; encoded by the coding sequence ATGCTCTTCAACTCCTTCTCGTACTTCGTGTTCTTTGCGTTGACGCTGGCCGTCTACTGGGCCGTGCGAGGGCAACGCACTCGACTCTGGGTGCTCCTCATCGCGAGCCTCGTGTTCTACGGCAGCTGGAGCCCCATATTTCTGTGCCTGCTCTTCGTAACCATCGGGATCGATTTCTGGGTTGCGAAGCGCCTGTACGCTTTGGGCGACGACAAGCGACGCAAGCGACTCTACCTCGTCCTGAGTCTTTGCGGAAACCTCGGGATCCTGGCCGTCTTCAAGTACTCCGACTTCTTCCTGCAGAACGTGTCCTGGGTCGCGCGGCTCTCCGGGCTCACCGATTGGGTGCCCAAGCCCTTGGGCATCGTGCTGCCCCTCGGCATCTCATTCTACACGTTCCTGAGCTTGGGCTACATCATCGACGTCTATCGGCGGAACGCCAAGCCGATAGAGTCGTTCCTGGTCTTCTCGGTCTTCTTGATGTTCTTCCCGCACTTGATCGCGGGGCCCATCCTTAGGGCCGCGGAGTTCAGTCCGCAGCTCCAGACTCCCCGCTGGGTAGATCAGAATCGGATCTATGCGGGAGCGTCGCGCATCGGCATCGGGCTGATCAAGAAGGTCTTGATCGCGGACTGGCTCGCAGCGGTCGTCGAGCCAGTCTTCTCGAACCCGCACCTGTTCGACGGACGCTCGCACCTGATCGCGCTGTATGCCTACGCGTTCCAGATCCTGTTCGACTTCGCCGGGTACTGTGACATTGCCATCGGGAGCGCCCTGTTGCTCGGATACGAGCTTCCAGAGAACTTCCGAAGCCCGTACTTCTCGAGGAGCATCACTGAGTTCTGGAGGCGCTGGCACATGACGCTGTCCAGCTGGCTCCGCGACTATCTTTACATCTCCCTCGGCGGGAACCGCGGCGGCGCCTGGAAGACCTATCGAAACCTCGCACTCACCATGCTGCTCGGCGGGCTCTGGCACGGGGCGTCGTGGAATTTCGTCATTTGGGGCGGCTTGCACGGCCTGTACTTGGCGGTGCACCGCGCGTTTGGCGGCACTCGACCGGCGCGCGATCTCGAGGGACTGAGCTTCACCAACGCGTGGCGCACCTGGTTGACCTTCAACCTCGTGTGCTTCGCCTGGATCTTCTTTCGCGCGCAGCACTTCGACCAAGCTTGGGCAGTCCTCACCGGGATCGGCAGCCTGACCGCGTCGCTCTGGGGTTGGGCGCTGCTCCTCGGCGCGAGCCCACTCGCGCTCGGTACCTATGCCCTAGCGTCGTGGCTTCGGGGCCGCCTCCAAGCCTGGATGCCGACTGGTCCGCGTGCTCAGCTTGCATACGGCGGGCTTTGGGGCGTGCTCGGGCTGGCGCTCGCCTTGGCGGCCGCGCCGGGCGCCGAATTCATCTACTTCCAGTTCTGA
- a CDS encoding glycosyltransferase translates to MHVLHVAPAFFPATAYGGPTFSLMGLCDALARAGVSLEVICTDAAGPRRNVSDRRRHFPAGYEVRYCGSRLSGNLSPILPVEVARAVPRADLIHMTGVYTAHVWSALVATRITGKPMVWSPRGALQRWDGTSRRSIKDVWDRLARGLATPSRTILHATSADEARQSELRFPELPTVVIPNGVELPPLVARRDFMPAGTLRVMYLGRLHPIKALPNLVRAIALSSPGVLLDVYGDGDSTYRDELLGLVRELGLERSVTFHGAVGGADKSRAFLAADVCVLPSHSENFGMAIAEALAHGIPVVASTGTPWSELDARGVGRWVENAPEQIAAALSDLRHEDLGAMGRRARAWMEAEFSWDALATRMLAVYASLLRKKAAVSHAKH, encoded by the coding sequence ATGCACGTCTTACATGTCGCGCCAGCGTTCTTCCCGGCTACGGCCTACGGGGGGCCCACGTTTTCGTTGATGGGCCTGTGCGACGCGCTGGCGCGTGCCGGGGTCTCGCTCGAGGTCATCTGCACCGACGCCGCTGGCCCCCGTAGGAACGTGTCCGACCGCCGGCGGCACTTTCCAGCTGGCTACGAGGTCAGGTACTGCGGGTCGCGGCTCTCCGGCAATCTGTCCCCGATCTTGCCGGTGGAGGTCGCCCGCGCCGTCCCACGCGCGGATCTGATCCACATGACTGGTGTCTACACGGCACACGTCTGGTCAGCGCTCGTGGCCACTCGAATCACGGGAAAGCCGATGGTCTGGTCTCCGCGAGGCGCACTCCAGCGCTGGGACGGCACGAGCAGGCGCTCGATCAAGGATGTTTGGGACCGACTGGCCAGAGGCCTGGCCACTCCCTCCCGCACCATCCTGCACGCAACTTCGGCGGACGAGGCCCGCCAAAGCGAGCTTCGCTTCCCGGAGCTCCCGACCGTGGTGATTCCCAATGGGGTCGAGCTTCCGCCGCTCGTCGCTCGCCGGGACTTCATGCCCGCCGGTACGCTCCGCGTCATGTACCTGGGACGACTGCATCCGATCAAAGCGCTCCCCAATCTGGTTCGGGCCATCGCCCTCTCTTCGCCAGGTGTGTTGCTCGACGTGTATGGTGACGGGGATTCGACCTACCGCGACGAGCTCCTCGGCCTGGTGCGTGAGCTCGGGCTGGAGCGAAGTGTGACCTTTCACGGTGCAGTGGGCGGCGCGGACAAGAGCCGAGCGTTCCTTGCAGCCGATGTATGCGTGCTGCCTTCGCACTCGGAGAACTTCGGCATGGCAATCGCCGAGGCTCTTGCGCACGGGATCCCGGTCGTCGCCTCGACGGGCACGCCGTGGTCCGAGCTGGACGCTCGTGGCGTGGGGCGCTGGGTCGAGAATGCGCCCGAACAAATCGCCGCGGCGCTTTCGGACCTGCGTCACGAGGATCTTGGCGCGATGGGGCGCAGGGCCAGGGCATGGATGGAGGCCGAGTTTTCGTGGGACGCCTTGGCCACGCGGATGCTCGCCGTTTACGCGTCGCTGCTGCGGAAAAAGGCCGCGGTCAGCCACGCGAAACACTGA
- a CDS encoding NAD-dependent epimerase/dehydratase family protein, with translation MRRILVCGHKSFAATGLVERLESAGFEVWTFGRGAPGRDGRHVVGPVSAIAESPHLDGSFDAVVNFIVLKNDTVAHNEGYIDALLRFCENHQVRHLIHISSVSVYPDAGGLVTESSPVERHPGRKGIYGAWKVATETRLLGCAPPGVRLSLVRPGFILAPGLANPIIGNAFKLPGTRTFLLGNPRSVMPLVARDHLHDALVRILAESSDASPVIFLLVSGRSPTKLEYLEACDELLGVGTRLVSLPKGVWLAGYVAGWLAESALPALGRKISTKLRGVSFEQRFDPSETERRLGMTLDFDWRSLLTDSMDNQRVAPALPFEPPVAPPRGDAASVSIIGFGRIVKQKHLPALRACGFSGRVRAFDLWRGKDPDTEIDVEMLENPEDAGAGASLVVVATPGAAHHELAPLADAAHTLLVEKPLCTTAAGLEQWMRATAGQRGRVLVCHNYRYKANTLEMLRFMKQINSGSLVKVSLDFESPPVAFDSAAWLRRERASRTLLLDYGLHFLDLACMFQKSGWSVADMRYQLNGAGETSVIEGTLRSPAYPVSFILRQGFGRKVCSLVYSFQNYELKLGFFPDFFVARTANENPIDCLLEAVHSGRATAGKVHDKLTGRDSDLSHAWVYSAALTKDSPLRLGIDLVDLAGFYQVALDLAERVYRD, from the coding sequence ATGCGACGGATACTTGTCTGCGGGCACAAGAGCTTCGCCGCGACCGGGCTTGTGGAACGACTCGAGAGCGCGGGCTTCGAGGTTTGGACGTTTGGTCGCGGGGCGCCTGGTCGTGACGGCCGACATGTGGTTGGCCCCGTGAGTGCCATCGCCGAGAGCCCTCACCTGGACGGTTCATTCGATGCCGTCGTCAACTTCATCGTTCTCAAGAACGACACCGTCGCCCACAACGAAGGTTACATCGACGCCCTGCTGCGCTTCTGCGAGAACCATCAGGTCCGCCACCTGATCCACATCTCCTCAGTCAGCGTCTACCCGGACGCGGGGGGCCTAGTCACCGAGTCGTCACCCGTCGAGCGACACCCGGGCCGCAAAGGCATCTACGGCGCGTGGAAGGTCGCCACGGAGACCCGCTTGCTTGGCTGTGCGCCCCCGGGTGTCCGACTTTCGCTGGTTCGACCAGGCTTCATCCTGGCTCCGGGGCTCGCGAACCCGATCATTGGCAACGCCTTCAAGCTTCCGGGCACTCGCACCTTCCTGCTGGGAAATCCGCGCTCAGTCATGCCGCTGGTCGCGCGTGATCACCTGCATGACGCGCTAGTGCGAATCCTGGCCGAGTCGTCAGACGCTTCGCCCGTGATCTTCTTGCTCGTCTCCGGTCGCTCCCCGACCAAGCTGGAGTATCTCGAAGCGTGTGACGAGCTCCTCGGCGTCGGAACGCGCCTCGTGTCGCTCCCTAAGGGCGTATGGCTGGCGGGCTACGTCGCTGGTTGGCTCGCGGAGTCCGCACTCCCCGCGCTCGGGCGCAAGATCTCCACCAAGCTCCGCGGGGTGTCGTTCGAGCAGCGCTTCGACCCGTCGGAGACCGAGCGGCGACTGGGCATGACCCTCGACTTCGACTGGCGCTCGCTGCTGACGGATTCGATGGACAATCAAAGGGTCGCACCGGCGCTTCCGTTCGAGCCGCCCGTGGCACCCCCACGCGGCGACGCGGCTTCGGTGTCCATCATCGGCTTCGGGCGTATCGTGAAGCAGAAGCATCTCCCCGCGCTGCGCGCCTGTGGGTTCTCGGGCAGAGTGCGCGCCTTCGACCTGTGGCGCGGCAAGGATCCAGACACCGAGATCGACGTCGAGATGCTCGAAAACCCCGAGGACGCCGGCGCAGGCGCGTCGCTGGTCGTCGTAGCGACTCCCGGCGCCGCGCACCACGAGCTCGCACCCCTGGCGGACGCGGCACACACACTACTGGTCGAGAAGCCGCTCTGCACCACGGCCGCGGGCCTCGAGCAATGGATGCGAGCGACTGCCGGACAGCGCGGCCGCGTGCTCGTCTGCCACAACTACCGCTACAAGGCGAACACCCTCGAAATGCTCCGGTTCATGAAGCAGATCAACTCGGGGAGCCTGGTCAAGGTCAGCCTCGACTTCGAGAGCCCACCGGTGGCGTTCGACTCGGCGGCCTGGCTTCGACGGGAGCGCGCTTCGAGGACGCTGCTGCTCGACTACGGACTGCACTTCTTGGACTTGGCCTGCATGTTCCAGAAGTCGGGTTGGTCCGTGGCGGACATGAGGTATCAGCTGAACGGAGCCGGGGAGACTAGCGTGATCGAGGGAACGCTGCGGTCACCCGCGTATCCCGTCAGCTTCATCCTGCGCCAAGGGTTCGGTCGCAAGGTGTGCTCGCTCGTCTATTCCTTCCAGAACTACGAGCTGAAGCTTGGCTTCTTCCCCGACTTCTTCGTGGCGAGGACGGCCAACGAAAACCCGATCGACTGTCTTCTGGAAGCAGTTCACTCCGGGCGAGCGACCGCCGGGAAGGTTCACGACAAGCTGACGGGGCGCGACTCCGACCTCTCCCACGCTTGGGTCTATTCAGCAGCCCTAACCAAGGACTCACCGCTGCGCCTAGGAATCGACCTCGTCGACCTGGCTGGGTTCTACCAGGTAGCGCTCGACCTCGCCGAGCGGGTCTACCGCGACTAG
- a CDS encoding class I SAM-dependent methyltransferase, whose translation MTLEAAKAPQRLKRMLRGERPNEFYEEFFQAHDHALYDRDPRVRARQAVVLDALSRHVVPGAAILDVGCGLGDVLAALPASYRRYGVDYAAANVEYVARRLGGGADIRRGSATSNPFDDESMDACLCLEVLEHLEDDAGALAEIHRVLRPGGVLIAAVPYTHYWPQYLRLMGHYRHYNRDSFGALLGSVGLRTVEHLPNYPRWHQALTRRYVWVRLQSLVGGRIAGTRDIYEFRWPWDAAPSMERAEAALQTLKREDESLDYEREPTSTFVVAQKGGAPT comes from the coding sequence TTGACGCTCGAAGCGGCCAAGGCGCCTCAACGCCTCAAACGCATGCTCCGCGGGGAGCGCCCGAACGAGTTCTACGAAGAGTTCTTCCAAGCCCACGATCACGCTCTGTACGATCGCGACCCCCGCGTGCGCGCGCGGCAGGCTGTGGTCCTCGACGCGCTCTCGCGCCACGTGGTGCCTGGCGCGGCGATCTTGGACGTCGGCTGCGGGTTGGGGGACGTCTTGGCGGCGCTGCCGGCCTCCTATCGCCGCTACGGCGTCGACTATGCCGCTGCGAACGTGGAGTACGTCGCGCGCCGTCTGGGTGGCGGGGCCGACATCCGGAGAGGCTCAGCGACATCGAATCCTTTCGATGACGAGTCGATGGACGCCTGCCTTTGCCTCGAGGTCCTGGAGCACCTCGAAGACGACGCCGGCGCACTGGCCGAGATTCACCGTGTGCTGCGCCCCGGCGGCGTCCTCATCGCGGCGGTTCCGTACACCCATTACTGGCCGCAGTATCTACGCTTGATGGGGCACTACCGACACTACAATCGCGACAGCTTCGGCGCTCTGCTCGGCTCCGTCGGACTCCGCACGGTCGAGCACTTGCCGAACTACCCTCGCTGGCATCAGGCACTCACGCGCCGCTACGTTTGGGTCCGCCTTCAAAGCCTCGTCGGCGGTCGCATCGCCGGTACACGAGACATATATGAGTTCCGCTGGCCCTGGGACGCCGCACCGAGCATGGAGCGGGCGGAGGCGGCTCTGCAAACACTGAAGCGCGAGGACGAGAGTCTCGACTATGAGCGGGAGCCCACGAGCACGTTCGTCGTAGCGCAAAAGGGCGGCGCGCCGACGTGA